In Carassius gibelio isolate Cgi1373 ecotype wild population from Czech Republic chromosome B2, carGib1.2-hapl.c, whole genome shotgun sequence, a single genomic region encodes these proteins:
- the nrn1b gene encoding neuritin 1b isoform X2 has protein sequence MGLTLTDKYNSILLTLELVWLLQAACAGGTCENVFKGFSDCLLSLGENMVNYPQELDDSKNLQTICSYWDDFHSCASTAIADCQEGATDLWEKLKLQSQSLNYQGSLFELCSGDNGVSTLLLPMEMKILLMCFTTLVAWLAFE, from the exons ATGGGACTGACTTTGACCGACAAATACAACTCGATACTTCTCACACTGGAATTGG TTTGGTTGTTACAGGCAGCGTGTGCTGGAGGAACATGTGAAAACGTATTTAAAGGTTTCTCAGACTGCCTGCTCAGTCTTGGAGAAAACATGGTGAACTATCCCCAAGAGCTGGATGACAGCAAAAACCTACAGACCATCTGCTC ATATTGGGATGACTTCCACTCGTGTGCCTCCACCGCTATCGCAGATTGTCAAGAAGGAGCTACAGACCTCTGGGAAAAACTGAAACTGCAGTCCCAGAGCTTGAACTATCAGGGAAGTTTGTTTGAATTATGCTCCGGGGATAATGGAGTATCCACACTTTTATTACCTATGGAAATGAAGATACTGCTGATGTGTTTTACCACACTGGTGGCTTGGCTTGCTTTTGAGTAA
- the lyrm4 gene encoding LYR motif-containing protein 4: MASCSRAQVISLYRMLMKESKQFPSYNYRTYALRRVKDGFRENLHVDNPKTLDVLLNQARENLALIKRQVSIGHLYSAQKTIVEKEPHL, encoded by the exons ATGGCCTCGTGCAGCAGAGCTCAAGTGATCTCTCTCTACAGGATGCTTATGAAAGAGAGTAAACAATTCCCCTCATATAATTACAG AACATACGCACTTCGCAGAGTGAAAGATGGCTTCAGGGAGAACCTTCATGTTGACAACCCCAAAACCCTGGATGTGCTCCTAAATCAAGCTCGAGAGAATCTGGCGCTCATCAAGAGACAG GTTTCCATTGGCCATCTGTATTCTGCCCAGAAGACCATTGTTGAAAAAGAGCCTCATTTATAA
- the nrn1b gene encoding neuritin 1b isoform X1 → MFLTHSDLDNCLWPTSCSPSCTNFHVPFFWLLQAACAGGTCENVFKGFSDCLLSLGENMVNYPQELDDSKNLQTICSYWDDFHSCASTAIADCQEGATDLWEKLKLQSQSLNYQGSLFELCSGDNGVSTLLLPMEMKILLMCFTTLVAWLAFE, encoded by the exons ATGTTTCTGACCCACAGTGACCTGGATAATTGCCTCTGGCCCACATCGTGTTCTCCATCCTGCACAAACTTCCATGTTCCTTTCT TTTGGTTGTTACAGGCAGCGTGTGCTGGAGGAACATGTGAAAACGTATTTAAAGGTTTCTCAGACTGCCTGCTCAGTCTTGGAGAAAACATGGTGAACTATCCCCAAGAGCTGGATGACAGCAAAAACCTACAGACCATCTGCTC ATATTGGGATGACTTCCACTCGTGTGCCTCCACCGCTATCGCAGATTGTCAAGAAGGAGCTACAGACCTCTGGGAAAAACTGAAACTGCAGTCCCAGAGCTTGAACTATCAGGGAAGTTTGTTTGAATTATGCTCCGGGGATAATGGAGTATCCACACTTTTATTACCTATGGAAATGAAGATACTGCTGATGTGTTTTACCACACTGGTGGCTTGGCTTGCTTTTGAGTAA
- the LOC127951097 gene encoding chromodomain Y-like protein isoform X1, whose product MMATEELYEVERIVGKRKNKKGKTEYLVRWRGYGFDGDTWEPENHLSSCVEFIHEFNRQHSEKQKDGSLRSARSSPSTAGGNTSINARKQISRPQQSSASPNTGKTSPLIPSTLSTKRLQPAQQSPHNSDAHQQKSKRLAGLSSSGTAVTSAVTDMAPTAATTAAPTVSALRRSMDLAKSGIKILVPKSPMNSRTDTEESPSEAAHSLEQGGQEPDAVPPEVALLEKPARAVRVQGEERARMGTRPRTQTALPPPQIPITPAAVRTLNGKGVTTLMEASSANGTAVTQSGAAGVMSSSGLTGKRRFEDRATFDKRLRFSVRQTESAYRYRDIVVKKQDGFTHILFSTKTSENNSLNPDVMKEVQSAMATAAADDSKLVLLSAVGNVFCFGLDFIYFIRRLTDDRKKESIKMAETIRTFVNTFIQFKKPIIAAVNGPAIGLGASILPLCDVIWANEKAWFQTPYTIFGQTPDACSSVTFPLIMGVASANEMLLSGRKLTAQEACAKGLVSQVLWPGTFTQEVMARIKELVSCNSVVLRESKALVRNINRAALEQANERECEALKRVWGSSQGMDSILNYLQKKIDEF is encoded by the exons GTGGAGAGAATAGTAGGCAAACGTAAGAACAAAAAGGGCAAGACTGAGTACCTGGTCCGCTGGAGAGGCTATGGCTTTGATGGAGACACCTGGGAGCCAGAGAATCACCTGTCCAGCTGCGTCGAGTTCATCCATGAATTTAACCGGCAACACAGCGAGAAGCAGAAAGATGGATCTCTTCGTTCCGCACGCAGCTCTCCCAGCACAGCCGGAGGCAACACAAGCATCAACGCCCGCAAACAAATCAGCAGGCCTCAGCAGTCCTCAGCAAGTCCTAACACAGGGAAGACCTCTCCACTCATCCCAAGCACACTCTCCACAAAACGGCTTCAGCCAGCACAGCAGTCACCGCACAACAGTGATGCACATCAGCAGAAAAGTAAGCGATTGGCTGGCTTGAGTAGCAGTGGCACTGCCGTTACGAGTGCAGTCACTGACATGGCTCCAACGGCAGCGACAACAGCTGCTCCCACTGTTAGCGCGCTGCGGCGAAGTATGGACCTGGCTAAATCTGGCATCAAAATCCTAGTGCCAAAGAGCCCAATGAACAGCCGCACTGACACAGAGGAGTCTCCCAGCGAGGCAGCGCACAGTCTGGAGCAGGGAGGCCAAGAGCCAGATGCTGTGCCCCCTGAAGTGGCCTTGCTGGAGAAACCCGCCAGAGCGGTGCGTGTACAAGGAGAGGAACGGGCTCGTATGGGCACCAGGCCCAGAACACAAACAGCCCTTCCGCCACCGCAGATTCCCATTACCCCCGCTGCCGTCCGCACATTAAATGGGAAAG GCGTGACCACCCTCATGGAGGCCTCGTCTGCAAATGGGACAGCCGTTACTCAGAGTGGTGCAGCAGGAGTGATGAGCAGCTCAGGGCTGACAGGCAAAAGGCGCTTTGAGGACCGTGCAACTTTCGACAAGCGTCTGCGCTTCAGTGTTCGTCAAACTGAGAGTGCTTACCGCTACAGGGACATTGTAGTTAAGAAACAAGATGGCTTCACACACATTCTGTTTTCTACAAAGACCTCTGAGAACAACTCCCTGAATCCTGAT GTCATGAAAGAGGTTCAGAGTGCCATGGCCACAGCTGCAGCTGATGACAGTAAACTTGTTCTACTGAGCGCCGTGGGAAACGTCTTCTGCTTTGGCCTCGACTTCATCTATTTTATTAGGCGGCTCACGGATGATAGGAAAAAAGAAAGTATCAAAATGGCGGAGACAATCAG AACTTTCGTCAACACATTTATTCAGTTCAAGAAGCCCATCATTGCTGCTGTGAATGGGCCCGCCATTGGGCTTGGAGCATCTATCTTGCCCCTGTGTGATGTCATTTGGGCCAATGAGAAGGCTTGGTTCCAGACTCCTTATACAATCTTTGGCCAAACCCCAGATGCCTGCTCCTCCGTGACATTCCCTCTCATCATGGGAGTCGCCTCG GCTAATGAAATGCTACTGAGTGGGAGGAAGTTGACAGCTCAGGAGGCTTGTGCCAAAGGACTCGTGTCCCAGGTTCTGTGGCCAGGGACCTTCACACAGGAAGTAATGGCTCGCATCAAGGAGCTAGTATCTTGTAATTCAGTC GTTCTGCGCGAGTCCAAAGCACTGGTGAGGAACATTAACCGGGCCGCCCTGGAGCAGGCCAATGAGAGGGAATGTGAGGCACTTAAGAGGGTCTGGGGCTCTTCTCAGGGCATGGACTCCATACTCAATTATCTCCAGAAGAAAATCGATGAATTCTAA
- the LOC127951097 gene encoding chromodomain Y-like protein isoform X2, with the protein MMATEELYEVERIVGKRKNKKGKTEYLVRWRGYGFDGDTWEPENHLSSCVEFIHEFNRQHSEKQKDGSLRSARSSPSTAGGNTSINARKQISRPQQSSASPNTGKTSPLIPSTLSTKRLQPAQQSPHNSDAHQQKSKRLAGLSSSGTAVTSAVTDMAPTAATTAAPTVSALRRSMDLAKSGIKILVPKSPMNSRTDTEESPSEAAHSLEQGGQEPDAVPPEVALLEKPARAVRVQGEERARMGTRPRTQTALPPPQIPITPAAVRTLNGKGVTTLMEASSANGTAVTQSGAAGVMSSSGLTGKRRFEDRATFDKRLRFSVRQTESAYRYRDIVVKKQDGFTHILFSTKTSENNSLNPDVMKEVQSAMATAAADDSKLVLLSAVGNVFCFGLDFIYFIRRLTDDRKKESIKMAETIRTFVNTFIQFKKPIIAAVNGPAIGLGASILPLCDVIWANEKAWFQTPYTIFGQTPDACSSVTFPLIMGVASANEMLLSGRKLTAQEACAKGLVSQVLWPGTFTQEVMARIKELVSCNSVCSATGGQWTKTVPQQKYPACGRSQINFNSGWI; encoded by the exons GTGGAGAGAATAGTAGGCAAACGTAAGAACAAAAAGGGCAAGACTGAGTACCTGGTCCGCTGGAGAGGCTATGGCTTTGATGGAGACACCTGGGAGCCAGAGAATCACCTGTCCAGCTGCGTCGAGTTCATCCATGAATTTAACCGGCAACACAGCGAGAAGCAGAAAGATGGATCTCTTCGTTCCGCACGCAGCTCTCCCAGCACAGCCGGAGGCAACACAAGCATCAACGCCCGCAAACAAATCAGCAGGCCTCAGCAGTCCTCAGCAAGTCCTAACACAGGGAAGACCTCTCCACTCATCCCAAGCACACTCTCCACAAAACGGCTTCAGCCAGCACAGCAGTCACCGCACAACAGTGATGCACATCAGCAGAAAAGTAAGCGATTGGCTGGCTTGAGTAGCAGTGGCACTGCCGTTACGAGTGCAGTCACTGACATGGCTCCAACGGCAGCGACAACAGCTGCTCCCACTGTTAGCGCGCTGCGGCGAAGTATGGACCTGGCTAAATCTGGCATCAAAATCCTAGTGCCAAAGAGCCCAATGAACAGCCGCACTGACACAGAGGAGTCTCCCAGCGAGGCAGCGCACAGTCTGGAGCAGGGAGGCCAAGAGCCAGATGCTGTGCCCCCTGAAGTGGCCTTGCTGGAGAAACCCGCCAGAGCGGTGCGTGTACAAGGAGAGGAACGGGCTCGTATGGGCACCAGGCCCAGAACACAAACAGCCCTTCCGCCACCGCAGATTCCCATTACCCCCGCTGCCGTCCGCACATTAAATGGGAAAG GCGTGACCACCCTCATGGAGGCCTCGTCTGCAAATGGGACAGCCGTTACTCAGAGTGGTGCAGCAGGAGTGATGAGCAGCTCAGGGCTGACAGGCAAAAGGCGCTTTGAGGACCGTGCAACTTTCGACAAGCGTCTGCGCTTCAGTGTTCGTCAAACTGAGAGTGCTTACCGCTACAGGGACATTGTAGTTAAGAAACAAGATGGCTTCACACACATTCTGTTTTCTACAAAGACCTCTGAGAACAACTCCCTGAATCCTGAT GTCATGAAAGAGGTTCAGAGTGCCATGGCCACAGCTGCAGCTGATGACAGTAAACTTGTTCTACTGAGCGCCGTGGGAAACGTCTTCTGCTTTGGCCTCGACTTCATCTATTTTATTAGGCGGCTCACGGATGATAGGAAAAAAGAAAGTATCAAAATGGCGGAGACAATCAG AACTTTCGTCAACACATTTATTCAGTTCAAGAAGCCCATCATTGCTGCTGTGAATGGGCCCGCCATTGGGCTTGGAGCATCTATCTTGCCCCTGTGTGATGTCATTTGGGCCAATGAGAAGGCTTGGTTCCAGACTCCTTATACAATCTTTGGCCAAACCCCAGATGCCTGCTCCTCCGTGACATTCCCTCTCATCATGGGAGTCGCCTCG GCTAATGAAATGCTACTGAGTGGGAGGAAGTTGACAGCTCAGGAGGCTTGTGCCAAAGGACTCGTGTCCCAGGTTCTGTGGCCAGGGACCTTCACACAGGAAGTAATGGCTCGCATCAAGGAGCTAGTATCTTGTAATTCAGTC TGTTCAGCAACAGGCGGCCAATGGACCAAAACTGTCCCCCAGCAAAAATATCCTGCCTGTGGCCGCAGCCAGATTAATTTTAATAGCGGCTGGATCTGA